In Quercus robur chromosome 11, dhQueRobu3.1, whole genome shotgun sequence, the following proteins share a genomic window:
- the LOC126705574 gene encoding glycoprotein 3-alpha-L-fucosyltransferase A-like, which yields MGVLSNLRGLRGSSTTTTTQESLPITDGVSSVAKKKWSNLMPLVVALVVIAEIAFLGRLDMAKNAALVDSWADLFHRSPPQEDLLDSWGVNNRISESESCEDWLEKEDAVVYSRDFEKEPVFVSGAEKEWNSCSVECQFGFNPSRAPDAAFGSPQQAGTASVLRSMESAQYYSENNLDEARRRGYNVIMTTSLSSDVPVGYFSWAEYDIMAPVQPKTENALAAAFISNCGARNFRLQALEGLEKSNVKIDSYGGCHRNRDGRVDKVQALKHYKFSLAFENSNEEDYVTEKFFQSLVAGSVPVVVGAPNIQDFAPSPGSILHIREIGDIEPIAKKMKYLAENPDAYNQSLRWKYEGPSDSFKALVDMAAVHSSCRLCIHLATMIREKEEKSPGFKKRPCQCTSGLETVHHVYVRERGAFELKSIFLRSGNITLQALESAVLSKFNFSKHVPIWKQERPESIRGGNELKVYRIYPVGITQRQALYTFKFKGDADLQSHVESNPCAKFEVIFV from the exons ATGGGTGTTCTTTCAAATCTAAGAGGCTTAAGAGGATCatcgacgacgacgacgacccAAGAAAGCTTACCGATTACTGATGGGGTTTCATCGGTGGCAAAGAAGAAATGGTCAAATTTGATGCCTTTGGTGGTGGCTCTTGTGGTCATAGCAGAGATCGCCTTTCTGGGTCGTCTTGACATGGCCAAGAACGCAGCTTTAGTTGATTCTTGGGCTGACTTGTTCCATCGCTCGCCGCCTCAGGAAGATTTGTTGGACTCGTGGGGTGTAAACAATCGTATTTCGGAGTCTGAGAGCTGCGAGGATTGGTTGGAGAAAGAGGATGCTGTGGTTTATTCTAGGGACTTTGAGAAAGAACCCGTCTTCGTTTCTGGGGCTGAAaag GAGTGGAATTCTTGTTCTGTTGAATGCCAGTTTGGATTTAATCCCAGTAGGGCTCCGGACGCTGCATTTGGTTCACCTCAACAAGCTGGAACAGCTAGTGTTCTCCGGTCAATGGAATCAGCTCAGTACTATTCAGAGAATAATCTTGATGAGGCTCGACG GAGGGGATATAATGTTATAATGACAACTAGTCTTTCATCAGACGTTCCTGTTGGATATTTTTCCTGGGCTGAGTATGATATCATGGCACCAGTGCAGCCAAAGACTGAGAATGCGCTTGCTGCTGCTTTTATTTCCAACTGTGGTGCTCGGAATTTCCGCTTGCAAGCTCTTGAAGGACTTGAAAAGTCAAACGTCAAGATAGACTCCTATGGTGGTTGCCATAGAAACCGTGATGGCAGAG tGGACAAAGTACAAGCTCTGAAGCACTATAAATTTAGTTTGGCTTTTGAGAATTCCAATGAGGAGGATTATGTGACTGAGAAATTCTTCCAGTCTCTTGTTGCTG GTTCTGTCCCTGTGGTAGTTGGTGCTCCAAATATTCAAGATTTTGCCCCTTCTCCTGGTTCAATTTTACATATCAGGGAGATAGGAGATATTGAGCCAATTGCCAAGAAGATGAAATACCTAGCTGAAAATCCTGATGCATACAATCAATCATTAag GTGGAAGTATGAGGGCCCATCTGATTCTTTCAAAGCGCTTGTGGATATGGCAGCAGTACACTCATCATGCCGCCTGTGCATTCACCTGGCAACAATGATtcgagagaaagaagaaaagagccCAGGGTTCAAGAAACGTCCCTGCCAGTGCACCAGCGGCTTAGAAACCGTGCATCATGTTTATGTAAGAGAAAGAGGGGCATTTGAGTTGAAGTCCATTTTCTTAAG GTCTGGGAATATTACTCTGCAGGCCTTGGAGTCTGCAGTGCTCTCAAAGTTCAACTTTTCGAAACATGTACCAATTTGGAAGCAAGAAAGACCTGAAAGCATCAGAGGAGGGAATGAACTTAAAGTTTATAGAATATATCCGGTCGGCATAACACAAAGGCAAGCTTTGTATACTTTCAAATTCAAGGGGGATGCTGATCTTCAAAGCCATGTGGAAAGCAATCCTTGTGCAAAGTTTGAAGTCATATTTGTTTAG
- the LOC126706182 gene encoding cold-regulated protein 27-like, translating into MGENLRPNIPDPDATRGCRVELTRTNSDSSAITVDAVASTQPSSPHSKIPPPEGQLTEWTDEKHSSYLGSLEASFVTELHRSMHLRGLRSQDNMWRASSSEKPQAKTRNSSDQFFVLRDGCWQKINFERNDAFSNSTADSHVVLGTPWIRRFTSSSKQRTVRSPDARGHGIVCNKAVLLKENFTSSRGSLRGLEQHSVCLPCHQDLVGNITEVSDQNFEDEDQGEMSSRASMVKRLKTASVDATNNDQVVPLGKFCMTDVATVSNASSEREQEGTYELLSEHPESFVCPKSDLHYCLKGS; encoded by the exons ATGGGAGAGAATCTCCGGCCGAATATTCCGGATCCTGACGCAACTCGGGGTTGCCGGGTCGAGTTGACTCGGACAAACTCCGACTCCTCCGCCATCACCGTCGACGCCGTTGCTTCCACACAACCTTCTTCGCCTCATTCTAAAATTCCACCGCCg GAGGGGCAGTTGACAGAGTGGACAGATGAGAAGCACAGTTCATATCTTGGTTCTTTAGAGGCATCATTTGTTACTGAGTTGCACCGTTCCATGCATTTGCGCGGTTTGCGCTCACAAGATAACATGTGGAGGGCATCTTCATCTGAAAAACCTCAAGCAAAAACTCGTAATTCTTCAGACCAG TTTTTTGTTCTACGAGATGGCTGCTGGCAGAAGATTAACTTTGAAAGAAATGATGCTTTCTCGAACAGCACTGCTGATTCTCATGTTGTTTTAGGAACTCCATGGATACGCCGGTTTACATCTTCAAGTAAACAGCGGACTGTGAGATCTCCTGATGCCCGAGGACATGGGATAGTTTGCAATAAAGCAGTCCTCTTAAAAGAGAATTTCACTTCCTCCCGTGGATCTTTGAGAGGTTTGGAGCAGCACTCTGTTTGTCTTCCATGCCATCAGGATTTGGTTGGCAACATTACAG AGGTTTCAGATCAGAACTTTGAGGATGAAGACCAAGGAGAGATGTCAAGCCGTGCGTCTATGGTGAAAAGGTTGAAGACAGCTTCAGTTGATGCTACAAACAATGACCAA GTTGTGCCTCTTGGAAAGTTTTGTATGACAGATGTTGCAACAGTCAGTAATGCTTCATCAGAGAGGGAACAAGAAGGAACCTATGAACTGCTGTCAGAGCACCCTGAGAGCTTTGTCTGCCCCAAATCTGATCTGCATTATTGTTTGAAAGGGAGCTGA